From Salmo salar chromosome ssa04, Ssal_v3.1, whole genome shotgun sequence, one genomic window encodes:
- the pex12 gene encoding peroxisome assembly protein 12: MAEHGAHLTTAAADDRPSIFEVLAQDSLMGAVRPALRHAVKVLAESNPSRYGFLWRRFDEIHGVLDVLLQHHFLSRTSASFSENFYSLKRVAASGRERPTHLGLRGKHHWCSLILLALVPYLRAKLEQVLAKQRDEDDFSIRLPQTPLQRMYRAFLAAYPYVSMGWDSWVFCQQLLYVFGRAKTHSPFLWLAGVRLAHLTGHDITNMDLKPASPSTAIGSSVGERLRRLTSTVVGGVALSLSTSLSMGVFFLQFLEWWYSSENQSTIKTLTSLPTPPPPIHLQNQQQLTRHSKACPLCCKVRTNDTVLSTSGFVFCYRCIYVYIKANQRCPMTGYPTELQHLIKIYSPES; the protein is encoded by the exons ATGGCAGAACATGGTGCACATTTGACAACTGCAGCTGCAGATGACAGACCGTCGATATTCGAGGTCTTGGCACAGGACTCCCTGATGGGTGCAGTCAGACCCGCCTTGCGACACGCAGTGAAG GTTCTGGCTGAGTCTAACCCCTCTCGCTACGGATTCCTTTGGCGAAGATTTGACGAGATTCACGGTGTTCTCGATGTATTGCTTCAGCACCATTTTCTGTCACGGACTAGCGCCTCATTCTCTGAGAACTTTTACAGCCTAAAGCGCGTGGCTGCTTCTGGTCGTGAGCGGCCAACTCACCTGGGTCTGCGTGGGAAACACCACTGGTGCTCGCTGATCCTGCTTGCCCTCGTTCCTTACTTGAGGGCCAAGCTGGAACAGGTATTGGCCAAGCAGAGGGATGAGGACGATTTTTCCATCCGCCTGCCACAGACGCCCTTGCAGAGGATGTACAGGGCCTTCCTGGCAGCCTACCCCTATGTCAGCATGGGCTGGGACAGCTGGGTGTTCTGCCAGCAGCTGTTGTATGTGTTTGGCCGAGCCAAGACCCACTCACCATTTCTGTGGCTGGCAGGTGTCAGGCTGGCTCACCTCACAGGACATGACATCACAAATATGGACCTCAAACCAGCCTCTCCTTCCACGGCCATCGGCTCAAG TGTTGGTGAGAGGCTGCGGAGGCTGACGTCGACAGTGGTGGGGGGTGTGGCTCTGTCCCTCTCCACTAGTCTTTCCATGGGAGTGTTTTTCCTGCAGTTCCTCGAGTGGTGGTACTCCTCAGAGAACCAGAGCACCATTAAGACCCTGACCTCCCTCCCCACACCACCCCCTCCCATCCACCTCCAGAACCAACAACAACTGACCAGACACAGCAAAGCATGTCCACTCTGCTGCAAGGTCCGCACCAATGATACCGTCCTCTCCACCTCTGGTTTTGTCTTCTGTTACCGCTGTATTTATGTCTACATCAAAGCCAACCAGAGGTGTCCAATGACTGGGTACCCCACTGAACTTCAGCATCTCATCAAGATTTACTCaccagagagctag